The Leucothrix mucor DSM 2157 DNA window TGGTTGCCGATCCGGATACATTAGTCCCTGTACCCAGAGATGGTAAAACCATGGGTGAAGTCTTCTTGCGCGGCAATATTGTAATGAAAGGCTACCTGAAAAACCCATCAACCACTGAAGAGTCTTTTGATGGTGGCTGGTTCCATTCCGGCGATTTAGCCGTTTGGCATGATGATGCTTATATCGAACTAAAAGATCGTTCCAAAGACATTATCATTTCTGGTGGAGAGAATATTTCCAGCATTGAAGTGGAAGACGTGCTGTATCGTCATCCTGCTGTCGAAGATGTTGCGGTTGTTGCGAAAAAGGATGAGAAGTGGGGCGAAGTACCCTGTGCCTTTATCAAGCTCAAAGCAGATAAGCAAGTCACTCATGAAGAGCTTACTGAGTACTGCCGCAATAACTTAGCGCGCTTTAAAGTGCCTAAGCAGTTTATTTTTGGTGATTTGCCTCGGACTTCAACTGGCAAGATTCAGAAGTTCGTATTACGCGAATGGGCTGATGCTTAAATAAGAAATTAAGAAATAGGGCAGTTGTTTAGCCATGCAGTTTAGGTTTAGCCGATTGCATGGCTTTTTTGTGCCTGACTACCAGTCGATGGTAAACGTCATATAGTAGCTGTCTTGATTATTCAGCGGATAGAGCATGCGATAGCTGTGTCCGGTGTTGCCGATGAAGTCTGTTTGCTGGATTTTGGTATTGCGGTTATTGAGTGCAACATCCTGGAAGATTCGACGGTTGGTCTCTTTAAGACCATACAGCTTAATCAGCTGTGACATGATTTGGCTCTGGGAGAACAACACGCGACCATTACGCTTTAGCAGCACGTCGGTTGTGCAATCATGATTTTGTGGCGTGACCGCGTAATCAACACTTCCAACAAATATCTCATAAGCATCTTCAAACTGCGGATTTCGAAATTTACCCGACCGTTCAAGATTTTTCTCAGCCGAAGCAGCATTACGATCTTTAAAAGCGTAGCAATACTTATGGAAGATATTAACGAAGTCAGTGCCGCCTGAGCCTTGGTCGGCAGAGGCAACCAATGAAGTCAGGAGCAATACGATGGTATATAACACTTTCATTACCGATTTTTCCTGAGTAAGAGGTAGCACGTTTTGAAGGCTCGACACGGGGTTTGCATTTTATGGATAAACCAATAAATTTGCACTGAGTTTGCCACTCAGGTGCATTGTAATTTCTTATAGATTGGTACAGATTCGACTAATATAGTTCATTTAAGAAGCAACTTCATCTTAAAAAACCCAGCGCTCTATGACAAATAGTCAAAACCGTTTAATTTATATTCAAACATTAGTTATATATAAACGCGCCAAGTTCATATGAAGTTTTGATATAAATGAACTGCTTTTCAGCTGCTAGTCTCTGTGCAATTAAACGACTGGATTCCGCAAAATGCCAATCGATTCAATTTCACACTCAACCACATCACCAGACCTTAAAAACTCAGGTGGCTTACGGGCAAAGCCAACGCCATCAGGGGTTCCGGTGGCGATTACATCACCAGCTTCCAGCGTCATACTGCGAGACAGTATGGACACAATCGAGGGAATGTCGAAAATCATTTGTGCCGTGGAACCGGCTTGTTTTTCAACGCCATTCACCCGACAGGTCAACGCCAGCGCTTGTGGATCGGCAATCTCATCTGAGGTGACCATTACTGGCCCCATTGGGCAGCCGCCATCGATACTTTTGCCAATATAGAACTGCTTATGCGCAAACTGTAAATCGCGGGCGCTAATGTCATTAACGATGGTATAAGCAAAAATATGCTCATGCACTTTATCGAGTGGGATTTTTTTACCAGTTTTACCAATGATAATCGCCAGCTCAACTTCCCAGTCCAGCTGTTCGCTCACTTCAGGATCATCTGGAATCGGGCTATCCGGCCCAATTACACAGGCATTGGATTTAGTGAATACGATGGGTGCAGTTGGTTTTTTGGCATTGCGCCCGGCAAAATCTGCAGCTTCGGCAATGTGATCAAAGTAGTTTAGCCCCATGCAAATAATATTTTTGTTAGGGCGTGGCAGCGGGGCGAGCAGGGTGATGTCGTCAACCTGCATATCCGCACTCAGCTCAAGCGCGGATAACAGGCTATCACGCTGCGGGTGTGCAATTAAGGTCTGCAAACTACGCCATTCATCACCAGTATTTTCAGCAACCAGAGCAGGCAAATAATAATGCCCCTCTCGCTCGATAAAAACATAGTGTTCATTGTGATGAAGACAAGTTCCCAGACGCATAATTGCTCCCTAAATTTGAATTAACGCACTTTCTTAACCGACAGGCGATCTGCATTGCCAGAAGCATAGCGATGAGCCGGCTTAATGCTTTTGGTGAGTGTATCAATAATTTCGTTGCTAAGCTTCAATGTTTCCATCGCGGCATCTTGGTTAGCCTGCATCAATTGCACTGGGATATGCATCAAGTCTAATGGCTGAGTCACTGGCTTAATTTGGGAATAACGCGCCGTGCTGTCAGTCGCCGTTTTCAGGATGCTCTGATTAATTTTATTCAGGCCCTTCCAGAGTACTTCAGCGCCTTGACCAGCTGCATCCACTTTTTCCATCGTCATAGTATGTGCTTCTTTTTGCTGCCAATTACTAGAAGCAGCGCCGTGCTGCATAAAAGCAGTGCGGTAAGCGATGGTTTGCGCCGATACTGAGCCAAGGTTAGCAACAGCCATTCCTAAGTCAGTCATTTTTTGAAGTGTTTTTAGGCTTTCAAAGAAAACTTGCATAATGTGTATTTCCTGTTCACGATTTATCTGGTAATCGTTTGTTAGTGTAGCGGTACGCCTTTAGTGAGTAAGACTATAACTGAAATGCGAATAGGTCGCTTCAATTATTTTTGTGCAATGCAGCATTTTTATTAAACGACTGATTTTTACAGATAATATGAACCCGCTCAGCCACACAGAGACTAACGGGTTTAGGGCCTTCTACGGGGAAAACAAATAAATGAATTACAAGAAAAGTCTCATTATTGCCGCTTTAGCGAGCACCATGCTGCCTGTGATGGCGCAGGACGATAGTACAACTAAGAATAATGTTCGGGTTGACCAATTAAGCTTGGCTTCTGCCGTACAAGCCGCTCAGGTTAGCATTAATACTTGTCGGGAAGCAGGGGCTAAAGTCAGCGCTGCAGTGGTTGATCGCAATGGCCTGACACAGGTTATCTTAAGAGATACCTTTTCAAGCCCGATCTCAGTCGAACTAAGCCGTAAAAAAGCCTTTACTGCGGCTAACTTCTCTAAAAACACCACACAACTGGCTAACTTATCTGATACTGCGGTAGGCCGTACTGATGGGGTATTAATGTCTGCTGGTGGGGTATTGATCAAGCTGGATGATACTATTTACGGTGCGATCGGAGTGAGTGGCGCAGAGACTGGCGCAATTGATGACAACTGCGCCAAAGCCGGTGCCAAAGCTATCACCGATGCAATTACGGCTGACAAAGCCTTGGCGTTAGAGCTAGAAGCTGCGAAAGAAAAAGAGACCGGCGAGAAAGCCGCTGAAGGCGAGACTCAAAAGCCTTAAGTGAAACGGTAAATCTTAAGCATCATCCATGACTGCGTGGCTGGTAATCCGGTTTCGCAGTAGGCGATTGATATGATTGCGCGCCTCCTCCAGCATTTCAAACAACACTCTTAGCTCGTCGCCATCCAATTCGCCATCCTCAGCCAAGGTGTGTTCTATCGCCACAATGGTTTGCTGCTGTTCTTTGAGCTTCTCTGCTTCTCTAGGGGTAATGCGTCCGTGGCGGATGCCTTGCTCAATCGATATCGCTTGCTGACTTTGAACGGTGCTGACAGTTTGCTCGGTAATGTATACCTGATCATCAGCAAACACAGAAGCACTTAACTGCGCCATGGCGACAAGCAGGATACTCACAAATAGATAATATTTCCTCACAACGCTCTCCTAACAATAATTCCTAAGTGCTCAATAATTTGCCCGCTTTGGGACACTTCAAAGTGTGCAAAAGTTCCTCATTAATGAGAAAATACACCTTGTTTGATGTTTATATTGATTGATACTAGGTTATTTTAGGACAGTAAGGAATAAAAAATGCGGAATAAAGTTAATTATTCCGCAAATTATTATTTGTATCGAGATTTTTTTATTTATTCAGTGCTAAATTCACTTTTTATCGTAGCTATGCTGCGAGTGCTTGCCATGAGATTGTCCATGCTTTGACTGCTGCTGACCTTTCCAGGCCATATGATGTGCAGCCTGTTGACGCTTAGCTTGACGATGTCCGGAATGACTCCGCTCACCACCATTGCCACCGACTTTGTAGTTACCGTACGACTTTCCCGTATGATTATACTGCTTCGCTTGCTGGTGTTTAGCCTGCTGATACTTCGCTTGCAGGTGTTGCACAACGGCTTTCTGACGTGGGTAATGCTTGGTATGAACTTGCTTTACCGGCTTAGAAACTCTGTGAAAACTAGAGCGACTTCCGTGATCACCACCATTACCGCCGCCAACACTCACTGAAATATAAGAGTTAGTAGGCGTGTAGGTGGTACGTGGTGGCGCATAATAAACCGGTGCCTGATAAACAACAGGGGCTGGCGCTTGGTAATAAACCACTGGCTGTACATACGTTGGTTGTACATATTGCTGTTGAACAACTGGCGCAGTGTAGCGAACGACTTGCTTAACTGGCGCAGCAGGGCGTACATAACGCGCCGCTTGTTGTGCTTGTAATTTTGCTTGTCTGGCACGAGCCTGAGCGGCCTGCTGGCGTGCTTGTTGAGCGCGCTGCGCGGCTAAACGTTGCAATTGTATCTGTCGGGCTTTCTGAGCGGCAATTTGCTGCTGCTTTTGAAGTGCCTGAGCACGACGCTGCTGATTGATGCGCTGCTGGTTCGCTAAAGCCTTTTGCTGTCTGGCACGCTGCTGCTGTAAGTAGCGCGCTTGATTAGGGTTATGAGCGGCAGGCTGTTGTACGATACGCGGAACGGTATAAGCCTGATTGTGAGTATGTCCTATAGCACGCCCTTGGGGGGAATCGGGTGCACAAATGACATGACTAAATGCTGAGGTCGAGGCAAGCAAAGCCACCGTGCTTACACTCAGAATAGTCAGGGGTTTAAGCATTTTATTATCTCCATGATTGTTGTCGCTTTGTATCCATTTACGGCAGCACATCCTGTGCCGCTCACTCTCTGTGACGCTTGGGGTGCTTACAAGTTCAAGCTTGGATAAAATTGATACAACTTATTGATAATAAAATGCTATTTGTTATTTTTTATACAAAATTAATGCTCTATTTTTGCGCTTTAAGCGACAACCAAACATCTAAACCCTGAGCATTGAGTTTGCTATCCATGGCAATCACCTCCAGGAATTTCTCATCCGATTGGGTACCGCCCAAAGCCTGATAGCAGCCCAGCAAATAGTCACGAATTTGCTGGTCGATATGAGCCACCCGATCTTCAGTAACAGACTCTGCTTGTTCTGCAACCGCGACAAACTTATCGATACTGTCATGCAACTGCTTAACCACCGCGTCAGTCGCGACAATGCGGCCAAAGTGAGTTAAATTAAATGCAGCCGGCTTGACTGACAATAATCGCGCAATACTGGCACGCAAGGCATCAGGATCAAATTGCACCGGAGTTGTTGTCGCAAAAATAAAGCGCTCCGAAGTCGTTTCCAGCTGAGGGTAGCCAATACCGAAGGTATCACCAGAGAAAATGGTATTGCTTTTCAAGTCATGTACACAAAAGTGATGACGCGCATGGCCCGGTGTATCGTAAAAACGTAACACGCGCTCTCCGAGGGTGACTTCGAAGTTATCCGGAGCCTCAACGACACGAGCCGCATCAACGGGAATCAGTTCACCATACAGCTCTTCAAACGCCGCTTCGCCATAGACTGCTTTTACGCCAATGCTCAACTTCTCAGGGGAGATCATGTGCCGCGCACCTTTAGGGTGCACCACCAGCTCCGCATTGGGGCAGATTTTCATCAGCTGGCCAACACCGCCCGCATGATCCAAATGAACATGAGTCGGGATCACATATCGGACATTTTCTTCCGTTAGGCCATTTGCCTTCAATACGTCCAAAATATGTGGCACGGTATGAAACGTGCCGGTTTCAATAATGGCGCACTCGTCATTTTCGATCAGTACATATACCGAGGCAATTCCCGGACTCAGGTACTCCGCATCAAGATGTAGAATGCCATCACCAAGTGAATTAAAAATGGGTTGTTTGATCATTATATTTGCTCCTGATTGCTGAAGAATAGTGTTGTCCTATGCTAGGATTACGCGATCATAACAAAGTCTTTTGACCAACCGGAAAGTAATCCTATGCGTTGCGATGTCTACTTTATATCAGAGAGTACCGGTATCACCGCTGATGAACTCGGGAGCAGCCTGCTGTCTCAGTTCCCACAGGTGAGTTTCAAAAAGCGCTATCATCCCTTCATTGACACTATCGAAAAGGCTGATGCATTGGTTCAGAAAATCAATGATCAGGCCGCCTCCGAACCCATGCTACCGCTGGTGTTTGCCACCATGGCCAATAAAGAAATCAATGAAGTCCTTTCCAA harbors:
- a CDS encoding GlcG/HbpS family heme-binding protein codes for the protein MNYKKSLIIAALASTMLPVMAQDDSTTKNNVRVDQLSLASAVQAAQVSINTCREAGAKVSAAVVDRNGLTQVILRDTFSSPISVELSRKKAFTAANFSKNTTQLANLSDTAVGRTDGVLMSAGGVLIKLDDTIYGAIGVSGAETGAIDDNCAKAGAKAITDAITADKALALELEAAKEKETGEKAAEGETQKP
- a CDS encoding fumarylacetoacetate hydrolase family protein; this encodes MRLGTCLHHNEHYVFIEREGHYYLPALVAENTGDEWRSLQTLIAHPQRDSLLSALELSADMQVDDITLLAPLPRPNKNIICMGLNYFDHIAEAADFAGRNAKKPTAPIVFTKSNACVIGPDSPIPDDPEVSEQLDWEVELAIIIGKTGKKIPLDKVHEHIFAYTIVNDISARDLQFAHKQFYIGKSIDGGCPMGPVMVTSDEIADPQALALTCRVNGVEKQAGSTAQMIFDIPSIVSILSRSMTLEAGDVIATGTPDGVGFARKPPEFLRSGDVVECEIESIGILRNPVV
- a CDS encoding MBL fold metallo-hydrolase; this translates as MIKQPIFNSLGDGILHLDAEYLSPGIASVYVLIENDECAIIETGTFHTVPHILDVLKANGLTEENVRYVIPTHVHLDHAGGVGQLMKICPNAELVVHPKGARHMISPEKLSIGVKAVYGEAAFEELYGELIPVDAARVVEAPDNFEVTLGERVLRFYDTPGHARHHFCVHDLKSNTIFSGDTFGIGYPQLETTSERFIFATTTPVQFDPDALRASIARLLSVKPAAFNLTHFGRIVATDAVVKQLHDSIDKFVAVAEQAESVTEDRVAHIDQQIRDYLLGCYQALGGTQSDEKFLEVIAMDSKLNAQGLDVWLSLKAQK